A part of Gloeocapsa sp. PCC 73106 genomic DNA contains:
- a CDS encoding glycosyltransferase, whose translation MTNPLVTIGLPVFNEEKHIERTIISWLAQDYDNFELVIVDNASEDKTQPICLNYTQQDPRIKYYRNEQNIGSSSNFKKAFDLAKGQYFIWSSGHDDREKNFLSSCAQVMETKNTIVLCYSQANWIDTNGKDLGVINGYIDTRGLSPLARFNLVLWGIGYCYPIYGLFRTEALRKIPLNKQVIGPDVLILLELSILGEFAYVPEPLLKMRKMPDYGSWEQYVQKHLNKSLSELSGASLFWQMITEYSKVVEKYFTNATEKAAAFNILIDCLLTKYSWILQGLMQSSQQANWTNDPAFNHLQNLIATRSNYSQLIEKQIFETENIEATEKKITKVSGLNGTILIDGVFFQLYQTGIARVWKSLLEEWAKDGFAQYFTVLDRAETAPKIPGICYRTIANYDYNKTESDRALLQQICDEEQTQIFISSYYTTPLDTPSVFMAYDMIPEVLGGDLNQPMWRQKQAAIQHASAYISISANTAKDLAKYFPEIELDSVTVAHCGVQSLFTPASAIEIAEFKTKYGISKPYFIITGGGGYKNPLLFFQALAKLPTKQGFEVVVTGAGGLLAPDLRELAKGVIVHRLQLSDAELRLAYSGAVALVYPSKYEGFGLPVLEAMSCGTPVITTANASIPEVGGEAVIYISDRDADALVEALCEVQKPKIRENLITLGLQQARKFDWSQMARKVSDALIAATLLPLNLRVINLIVFPDWSQNEDNLYEQFLSMLGKIATHPEQKQMTLLIDTQGIEFEDANLFLSSVMMNIMMEEDLNLDEELQISLVPELYPRQWSYLLTQIQGRIALRVENTTAIREVQAENLTTY comes from the coding sequence ATGACCAATCCTTTAGTAACTATAGGTCTACCTGTTTTTAACGAAGAAAAACACATAGAGAGAACTATAATATCTTGGCTAGCTCAAGATTATGATAATTTTGAATTAGTAATTGTAGATAACGCTTCAGAAGATAAGACTCAGCCAATATGTTTGAATTATACTCAACAAGACCCTAGGATCAAATATTATCGTAATGAGCAAAATATAGGTTCATCAAGTAACTTTAAAAAAGCATTTGACTTAGCAAAAGGACAGTATTTTATCTGGTCATCTGGTCATGACGATAGAGAGAAAAACTTCTTGTCGTCCTGTGCCCAAGTAATGGAAACTAAAAATACTATTGTTCTCTGTTATTCCCAAGCCAATTGGATTGATACAAATGGCAAAGACTTAGGAGTTATCAATGGTTATATAGATACCAGAGGCTTAAGTCCTCTAGCTCGTTTTAACTTAGTTCTTTGGGGGATAGGATATTGTTATCCCATTTACGGGTTATTTAGAACAGAAGCCCTGAGAAAAATACCATTAAATAAACAAGTAATTGGACCAGATGTTTTAATTTTGCTAGAGTTATCTATATTAGGAGAGTTTGCTTACGTACCTGAACCTTTGTTAAAAATGAGAAAAATGCCAGATTATGGCAGTTGGGAACAATATGTCCAAAAACATTTAAATAAATCTTTAAGTGAATTGTCGGGGGCAAGTTTATTCTGGCAAATGATTACAGAATATAGTAAAGTTGTTGAGAAATATTTTACTAATGCCACAGAAAAAGCTGCAGCATTTAACATATTAATTGACTGCTTACTAACTAAATATAGCTGGATTTTACAAGGTTTAATGCAATCTAGTCAACAAGCTAATTGGACGAATGATCCAGCATTTAACCACCTACAAAATCTCATAGCTACTAGGTCTAACTATAGCCAGTTAATAGAAAAACAAATTTTTGAGACAGAGAATATAGAAGCGACAGAAAAAAAAATTACTAAAGTCTCTGGATTAAATGGCACAATTTTGATAGATGGAGTATTCTTCCAACTGTACCAAACTGGAATCGCTCGAGTTTGGAAATCTCTCCTAGAAGAATGGGCAAAAGACGGCTTTGCTCAATACTTTACCGTACTAGATAGAGCAGAAACTGCACCCAAAATACCGGGAATTTGTTATCGTACTATTGCTAACTACGATTATAATAAAACAGAAAGCGATCGCGCCCTGCTTCAGCAAATCTGCGACGAAGAACAAACCCAGATCTTTATCTCCAGCTACTATACAACCCCCCTAGACACACCTTCGGTATTTATGGCTTACGATATGATTCCGGAGGTGTTGGGTGGGGATTTAAATCAACCCATGTGGCGCCAAAAACAGGCCGCGATCCAGCACGCTTCAGCATATATCTCCATTTCAGCCAATACAGCAAAAGATTTAGCCAAATACTTCCCCGAGATAGAACTTGACTCAGTTACAGTCGCCCACTGTGGGGTACAATCCTTGTTTACTCCCGCTAGCGCCATAGAAATAGCCGAATTTAAAACCAAATACGGTATTTCTAAACCCTATTTTATTATCACCGGCGGTGGAGGTTATAAAAATCCCCTACTCTTTTTTCAAGCTTTAGCTAAACTCCCCACCAAACAAGGCTTTGAGGTAGTTGTTACCGGCGCAGGAGGGTTATTAGCTCCAGACTTGAGAGAACTAGCCAAGGGAGTTATAGTACATAGATTACAATTGTCAGATGCAGAATTAAGACTCGCTTACTCTGGTGCAGTAGCCCTAGTATATCCCTCCAAATACGAAGGCTTCGGCTTACCAGTTTTAGAAGCCATGTCATGTGGCACTCCTGTAATCACCACTGCCAACGCATCTATCCCCGAAGTAGGAGGAGAAGCAGTAATTTATATAAGCGATCGCGACGCAGATGCTCTAGTAGAAGCTCTCTGTGAAGTGCAAAAGCCCAAAATCAGAGAAAATTTAATCACTTTAGGACTCCAACAAGCCCGAAAATTTGACTGGTCTCAAATGGCGCGAAAAGTCAGCGATGCTTTAATAGCAGCTACCCTACTACCATTGAATTTAAGAGTAATTAATCTCATCGTCTTTCCCGACTGGTCCCAAAACGAAGATAATCTATACGAACAGTTTCTGAGTATGCTGGGTAAAATCGCCACCCACCCTGAACAAAAGCAAATGACACTCTTAATTGATACCCAGGGTATTGAGTTTGAAGACGCCAATTTGTTCTTATCGAGCGTGATGATGAATATTATGATGGAAGAAGATCTGAATCTAGATGAAGAATTGCAAATATCTCTAGTCCCAGAATTATACCCCCGACAATGGTCCTACTTGTTAACCCAAATACAGGGACGCATTGCTCTACGAGTAGAAAATACCACCGCAATCAGGGAAGTTCAAGCCGAAAATTTGACAACATATTAA
- a CDS encoding cephalosporin hydroxylase family protein, whose protein sequence is MKLIIDTDNNSLTVENNDKAQTIALYSKEAFEIVSQYWLKIGWNQKHIYTFTWMGRPIIQLPEDLIRIQEVIYKVKPDVIVESGIAHGGSLVYYASLFKTLEKGRVIGVDIEIRPHNRKAIENHELYPLITLIEGDAIAPDTVTQVKSLIQPGEKVMVVLDSCHTKQHVLKELEAYHDLVTPGSYIVATDGILEDLDDVPRGNPEWKQSNPKAAAAEFLKSHPEFLLKQPQWLFNESELTDNITHWPGAWLYKQI, encoded by the coding sequence GTGAAATTAATTATCGATACAGATAATAATAGTTTAACAGTGGAAAATAATGATAAAGCCCAAACAATTGCTTTATATAGTAAAGAAGCTTTTGAGATAGTTTCCCAATACTGGTTAAAAATTGGTTGGAATCAAAAACATATCTATACCTTTACTTGGATGGGAAGACCAATTATTCAGTTACCGGAAGACTTAATCAGAATTCAAGAAGTAATTTATAAAGTTAAACCTGATGTAATTGTAGAGAGTGGAATTGCTCACGGTGGCTCTTTAGTGTACTATGCTAGCCTATTTAAAACCTTAGAAAAAGGAAGAGTAATCGGAGTAGATATAGAAATTCGTCCCCACAATCGCAAAGCAATAGAAAATCACGAACTCTATCCCCTGATTACCCTGATCGAAGGAGATGCGATCGCACCAGACACCGTTACTCAAGTAAAATCTCTGATTCAACCAGGAGAAAAGGTAATGGTAGTCTTGGACTCGTGTCATACTAAACAACACGTTTTAAAAGAATTAGAAGCATATCATGATCTAGTCACTCCAGGATCTTATATTGTTGCTACCGATGGAATTCTAGAAGACTTAGACGATGTTCCCAGAGGTAACCCTGAGTGGAAGCAAAGCAATCCCAAAGCAGCAGCAGCAGAATTCCTCAAAAGTCATCCAGAATTTCTACTAAAGCAACCCCAATGGTTATTTAATGAAAGTGAGTTAACTGATAATATCACTCATTGGCCCGGTGCTTGGTTGTATAAACAAATCTAA
- a CDS encoding 2OG-Fe(II) oxygenase: MKYYQQQLNPFSLNYLKDLWGEIQVCPYFAINNLNRDFVNTKGFSVVFRREGLLLVEQRFPFLKPYLKVALQPDCNAFYLNPLLLTEGSRVEPHIDRSLRSYCKTIDPPALVSVLYVRIPEGMEGGELVLRTPKQQVGLIKPQTNTMIYFQGDLTHAIKAVKTPGFRLSLVCEQYNLSDVELREIPEFKLESRARQS, encoded by the coding sequence GTGAAATACTACCAACAACAACTTAATCCTTTTTCTCTAAATTACCTTAAGGATTTGTGGGGAGAGATTCAAGTTTGTCCCTACTTTGCCATTAATAATCTGAATCGGGATTTTGTCAATACCAAGGGCTTTTCTGTGGTATTTCGGCGCGAAGGATTACTTTTAGTAGAGCAACGTTTTCCTTTTTTAAAGCCCTATTTAAAAGTAGCACTTCAGCCTGATTGTAATGCTTTTTATCTTAATCCTTTACTATTAACAGAAGGTTCTCGAGTGGAACCTCATATAGATCGCTCTCTGCGTTCCTATTGTAAAACGATAGATCCCCCAGCGCTAGTAAGCGTCCTATATGTACGTATACCAGAAGGGATGGAAGGAGGAGAATTGGTCTTGAGAACTCCAAAACAGCAAGTAGGACTAATTAAACCCCAAACGAATACCATGATTTACTTTCAAGGAGATTTAACCCATGCAATTAAGGCGGTGAAAACTCCCGGATTTCGACTCAGCTTGGTGTGCGAGCAGTATAATTTGAGTGACGTCGAACTGAGGGAAATTCCGGAATTTAAGTTAGAATCGAGAGCGAGACAATCATAG
- a CDS encoding DUF29 domain-containing protein, whose amino-acid sequence MSNTLYDRDLQLWIEQTIDQLKNREFESLDIEHLIEELVDLGKSEKNTLKNNLMILLAHLLKLRVQSDAPHTMKGSWYSSILEHRQRVLNSLADTPSLKGFLGEAIEKAYGDGRKLAIKEGKLAKFGVRIPEESKYPQICPFSIEEILDEDFYGD is encoded by the coding sequence ATGTCTAATACACTGTACGATCGCGATTTACAACTCTGGATTGAGCAAACGATTGACCAATTGAAAAATCGTGAGTTTGAATCGTTGGATATTGAGCATTTGATCGAGGAGTTAGTAGATTTGGGTAAATCGGAAAAGAACACGCTAAAAAACAATTTAATGATTTTGTTAGCACATTTACTCAAGTTACGGGTTCAATCGGATGCTCCTCATACGATGAAAGGGAGTTGGTACAGTTCAATATTGGAACATCGTCAGCGAGTTCTGAATAGTTTAGCGGATACGCCTTCCCTTAAAGGTTTTCTGGGAGAAGCCATAGAAAAAGCCTATGGAGATGGTCGAAAACTGGCGATTAAGGAGGGAAAGTTGGCTAAATTTGGAGTACGAATACCGGAGGAAAGTAAGTATCCCCAGATTTGTCCTTTTTCGATTGAGGAAATTTTGGATGAGGATTTTTATGGGGATTAG
- a CDS encoding NAD(P)-dependent oxidoreductase, whose amino-acid sequence MKVFLTGATGFIGSHIAKQLVTKDYQVYALVRDKNNLKRIEDIVDKIELLEADLLDFKQVNQIIKTILPQQCIHSAWYVEPGKYLNGLENIDLVGASFNLAKQLAECGCEHFLGIGTCFEYDTSLGYLQETSIAKPNSLYGASKLSVQLVLEQIGKITGMKTAWARLFYQYGPAEDPKRLIPGIITALLRGKTMDLTPGEQVRDFLYIEDVANALGAIALQQATGLFNIGSGKPITVKEIALTLGDLMGKPELIKLGALPYRQGDDLFICANNHRLKEVTGWYANHNLQEGLQLTIDWWKSQLS is encoded by the coding sequence ATGAAAGTTTTTTTAACAGGGGCGACTGGTTTTATTGGTTCTCATATTGCTAAGCAATTGGTAACAAAAGATTATCAAGTTTATGCTTTGGTAAGAGATAAAAATAATCTCAAAAGAATTGAAGATATAGTAGATAAAATTGAACTGCTTGAAGCTGATTTACTAGATTTTAAACAAGTTAACCAAATTATAAAAACAATTTTACCTCAACAATGTATTCACTCTGCTTGGTATGTAGAACCAGGAAAATATCTAAACGGATTAGAGAATATAGATTTAGTTGGTGCTAGCTTCAACTTAGCCAAGCAATTAGCAGAATGTGGATGTGAGCATTTTCTAGGAATTGGAACTTGTTTTGAATATGATACTAGTCTAGGTTATTTACAAGAGACGAGTATCGCTAAACCGAATAGTCTGTATGGTGCGAGTAAATTGAGTGTGCAATTAGTTTTAGAACAAATCGGTAAAATTACTGGTATGAAAACGGCCTGGGCTCGTTTATTCTATCAATATGGTCCAGCAGAAGATCCAAAACGTCTGATTCCTGGGATTATTACAGCCTTGCTGCGAGGGAAAACGATGGATTTAACACCAGGGGAACAAGTAAGAGATTTTCTCTATATCGAGGATGTAGCTAACGCTTTAGGGGCGATCGCTCTTCAACAAGCAACGGGATTATTTAATATAGGATCGGGAAAACCTATAACCGTCAAAGAAATCGCCCTTACTCTGGGGGATTTGATGGGTAAACCTGAGTTAATTAAACTAGGTGCTCTACCCTATCGTCAAGGGGATGATTTATTTATCTGTGCCAATAATCATCGTCTCAAAGAGGTAACGGGATGGTATGCTAATCACAATCTCCAAGAAGGATTGCAGTTAACTATCGACTGGTGGAAAAGTCAACTGAGCTAA
- the rfbC gene encoding dTDP-4-dehydrorhamnose 3,5-epimerase, producing the protein MKINSLKLSGTYEISLEPRQDSRGYFMRTYDDNIFNQYQLVTNWVQENQSLSLKQGIIRGLHFQRPPHAETKLIRVLRGAILDVFVDLRRTSSTYGQWDSLELSEDNHKLVYIPKGFAHGFCTLSDQTLVSYKVDSCYQPDSEGGLLWNDPGLNIVWSVKIPQLSEKDLQWHSFKEFETPFT; encoded by the coding sequence ATGAAAATAAATTCATTAAAATTATCAGGTACTTATGAAATATCTTTGGAACCTAGGCAGGATAGTAGGGGATATTTCATGAGAACTTATGACGACAATATTTTTAACCAATATCAATTAGTAACTAATTGGGTTCAAGAAAATCAATCTTTATCACTCAAACAAGGAATCATAAGAGGGTTACACTTTCAGCGTCCCCCTCATGCAGAAACTAAATTAATTAGAGTTTTAAGAGGAGCAATTTTAGATGTATTTGTAGACTTGAGAAGAACTTCATCTACTTATGGACAATGGGATTCTCTTGAGTTATCAGAGGATAATCATAAACTTGTCTATATCCCGAAAGGATTTGCTCACGGATTTTGTACGTTAAGCGATCAAACTTTAGTATCATATAAGGTAGATTCTTGCTATCAACCAGATTCAGAAGGAGGATTATTGTGGAATGACCCAGGGCTAAACATTGTTTGGTCAGTAAAAATTCCTCAACTATCTGAAAAAGACTTACAATGGCATAGTTTTAAAGAGTTCGAGACACCTTTTACCTAA
- a CDS encoding UDP-glucose/GDP-mannose dehydrogenase family protein — protein sequence MKISVIGTGYVGLVSGVCFAEKGYQVICVDIDQDKINKINQGIPPIYEQRLEELLKKNIHKNLLATTDLNKAIKDTDISLIAVGTPFDGKEIDLRYIKKVSHQIGSVLRDKRTYHVVVVKSTVVPGTTEEVVLPILEKSSEKKAGIDFGLGMTPEFLKEGEAVQDFMYPDRIVIGGINAKTLDLLSELYSVFPEVDILKTNCKTAEMIKYAANSLLATMISFANEMANLCAVSGNVDIVEVMKGVYLDKRLTPINNDSSRIVPSFTTYLEAGCGFGGSCFPKDIQAISAYGAKLGNSMHLLQAVLDVNKQQPYQMLNLFKKNFHPPQGVKVAVLGLAFKPGTDDIRESPSIPIIQSLLEMKCIVQAYDPVANSKAEIIFLTNQITFCETLKEALTNVQAIFIMTKWQEFRKIPELLVEMNSSPLVIDGRRIIDKNSVASYEGIGLSK from the coding sequence ATGAAAATTTCGGTTATTGGCACAGGATATGTAGGATTAGTGTCAGGGGTTTGTTTTGCTGAAAAAGGATATCAAGTAATTTGTGTTGATATAGATCAAGACAAAATTAATAAAATTAACCAGGGAATTCCTCCTATTTATGAACAAAGATTAGAGGAATTACTAAAAAAGAATATTCATAAAAATTTGTTAGCTACAACAGATTTAAACAAAGCAATAAAGGACACAGATATTTCTCTAATTGCAGTAGGAACGCCCTTTGATGGTAAAGAAATAGATTTAAGATATATAAAAAAAGTGTCTCATCAAATTGGAAGCGTTCTTCGAGACAAGCGTACGTATCATGTAGTAGTGGTTAAAAGTACTGTAGTGCCAGGTACAACGGAAGAAGTAGTTTTACCTATATTAGAAAAAAGTTCTGAAAAAAAAGCTGGTATAGATTTTGGTCTTGGTATGACACCAGAATTTTTAAAAGAAGGGGAAGCTGTTCAAGATTTTATGTATCCAGATCGCATTGTTATAGGAGGGATAAATGCAAAAACCTTGGACCTACTAAGTGAACTATACAGTGTTTTCCCAGAAGTAGACATACTAAAAACTAACTGTAAAACAGCGGAAATGATCAAATATGCTGCTAATTCCTTGTTAGCAACTATGATTTCTTTTGCTAATGAAATGGCTAATCTTTGTGCAGTTAGCGGGAATGTGGATATAGTAGAGGTAATGAAAGGTGTTTATCTAGATAAACGTTTAACTCCTATCAATAATGACAGTAGTCGCATAGTACCTTCGTTTACTACATATTTAGAAGCAGGATGTGGTTTTGGAGGTAGTTGTTTTCCCAAAGATATACAAGCGATTAGCGCTTATGGTGCTAAATTAGGCAACTCAATGCATTTACTGCAAGCAGTACTTGATGTTAATAAACAACAGCCTTATCAAATGCTCAACCTATTCAAGAAGAATTTTCACCCTCCTCAAGGAGTCAAAGTAGCCGTTTTAGGATTAGCTTTTAAACCGGGAACCGACGATATTAGAGAGTCTCCATCTATTCCCATTATTCAGTCTCTTTTGGAAATGAAATGCATAGTTCAAGCTTATGATCCAGTAGCTAACTCTAAAGCAGAAATTATATTTCTCACAAATCAAATAACTTTTTGTGAAACCTTAAAGGAAGCTTTAACTAATGTTCAGGCTATATTTATTATGACAAAATGGCAAGAATTTAGAAAAATTCCAGAATTATTAGTAGAGATGAATTCATCACCATTAGTAATAGACGGAAGGAGAATAATAGATAAAAACAGTGTAGCTTCCTACGAAGGAATTGGTCTATCTAAATAA
- a CDS encoding NAD-dependent epimerase/dehydratase family protein, with translation MDNENSESLITNDLEYITNNLPEEFQALANKKILITGGAGFLGYYLVNSILYWNKLHHNQIKITVYDNFIRGIPQWIVDLKEENKLEIVKHDITQPLPENIDDLQYIIHGASIASPTYYRLYPIETMDANVNGLRFLLEYCKRQKEKNQPVEGFLFYSTSEIYGDPQSENIPTPETYRGNVSCTGPRACYDESKRYGETLCVNFAKEYDLPIKITRPFNNYGPGLRIDDRRVIPDFSRDILADRDIVMFSDGSPTRTFCYVADAIIGYYKVLIKGRPGEAYNIGVEKPEISMRDLAEKLVDIAKITLGYQGKIVNVASPEKDYLVDNPNRRCPMITKAKQELGYEPKIDLNEGLKRTLIWYRDNRQLEATR, from the coding sequence ATGGATAATGAAAATTCGGAATCGTTAATTACAAATGATTTAGAATATATAACCAACAATCTACCAGAAGAATTTCAAGCTCTAGCCAATAAAAAAATACTAATAACTGGAGGAGCTGGCTTTCTCGGGTATTATCTAGTAAATTCAATTTTATATTGGAATAAACTGCATCATAATCAAATAAAAATTACTGTATATGATAATTTTATTCGGGGTATTCCTCAATGGATAGTTGATTTAAAAGAAGAAAACAAATTAGAAATTGTTAAACATGATATAACTCAGCCATTACCAGAAAACATTGATGATTTGCAATACATAATTCATGGCGCTTCTATTGCATCACCTACTTACTATCGTCTGTATCCGATTGAAACAATGGATGCCAATGTTAATGGTTTAAGATTTTTATTAGAATATTGTAAAAGGCAAAAAGAAAAAAATCAGCCAGTAGAGGGATTCTTATTTTATTCTACTAGTGAGATATATGGAGATCCTCAATCAGAAAATATTCCTACACCAGAAACATACAGAGGAAATGTATCATGTACAGGACCACGCGCTTGTTATGATGAATCGAAAAGATACGGTGAAACTCTTTGTGTCAATTTTGCGAAGGAATATGATCTCCCTATAAAAATTACTCGACCTTTTAATAATTATGGACCTGGTTTAAGGATAGACGATCGCAGAGTTATTCCTGATTTTTCTAGGGATATTTTAGCAGACAGAGATATTGTGATGTTCTCTGATGGTTCGCCTACCCGAACTTTTTGTTATGTAGCTGATGCAATCATTGGTTACTATAAAGTTCTAATCAAAGGTCGTCCAGGGGAAGCCTACAATATTGGAGTTGAAAAACCAGAAATATCTATGAGAGATTTAGCAGAAAAATTAGTAGATATAGCCAAAATAACTTTAGGTTATCAAGGTAAAATAGTTAATGTGGCTAGTCCTGAAAAAGATTATTTGGTTGACAACCCCAATCGTCGTTGTCCTATGATTACTAAAGCTAAACAAGAACTAGGTTATGAACCTAAAATCGATTTAAATGAGGGATTGAAGCGAACTTTAATTTGGTATCGAGATAATCGGCAATTGGAGGCAACACGATGA
- the rfbF gene encoding glucose-1-phosphate cytidylyltransferase → MTKVVILAGGLGTRLAEETEVKPKPMVMIGDRPILWHIMKIYAHHGLKEFFIALGYKGEVIKRYFLDYFALSGSMSINLANGEVQPYQQDCEDWVLHLMDTGLSTMTGGRVKRLEPWLRDATFMVTYGDGVSNVNIRALLEFHRSQGKIATLTAVRPPARFGGIIFDGDLVGQFTEKPQTGEGWINGGFLVLEPAIFQYLEGDEDGLEVSLLERLAQDGELAAYRHYDFWQCMDTLRDKITLENLWKSESPPWKVWH, encoded by the coding sequence ATGACCAAAGTAGTTATCTTGGCAGGGGGTTTAGGAACACGTCTTGCTGAAGAAACAGAGGTAAAACCCAAACCGATGGTAATGATAGGCGATCGCCCAATTTTGTGGCATATTATGAAAATCTATGCCCACCATGGTTTAAAAGAGTTTTTTATCGCCCTAGGTTACAAAGGCGAGGTAATTAAACGCTACTTCCTTGACTACTTTGCTCTCAGTGGTAGTATGAGTATCAACCTCGCTAATGGAGAAGTACAACCTTATCAGCAAGACTGCGAAGATTGGGTATTGCACCTAATGGACACCGGATTATCCACCATGACAGGAGGACGAGTCAAAAGATTAGAACCTTGGTTAAGAGATGCCACCTTCATGGTAACCTACGGCGATGGAGTCAGTAACGTCAATATTCGAGCCTTATTAGAATTTCATCGCTCCCAAGGTAAAATAGCCACCCTCACCGCTGTCCGTCCTCCCGCGCGTTTTGGTGGTATTATTTTTGATGGGGATTTAGTCGGTCAATTCACCGAAAAACCCCAAACTGGAGAAGGCTGGATTAACGGTGGGTTTTTAGTCCTAGAACCAGCAATTTTTCAATATCTAGAGGGTGATGAAGATGGTTTAGAAGTCAGTCTCCTCGAAAGATTAGCCCAGGATGGAGAATTAGCTGCTTATCGTCATTACGACTTTTGGCAGTGTATGGATACTCTCCGGGATAAAATAACTCTAGAGAATCTCTGGAAAAGTGAAAGCCCGCCTTGGAAAGTATGGCATTAA
- a CDS encoding ribonuclease HII, translating to MFLVAGVDEVGRGCLFGPVVAASVVIAEEDLPSLLALGVKDSKKLSASKRVKLATQIKQTVPAVGIGYATVAEIEELNILRASLLAMNRSVLKLSVQPQLCLIDGQCQIPNLSIPQQTLIRGDQLSPVIAAASIIAKVWRDELIIRWAARYPSYDLANNKGYGTVKHRLALQQYGVSPQHRLSFVDHLVLLQSQNNL from the coding sequence ATGTTTTTAGTAGCGGGAGTTGATGAAGTAGGACGCGGTTGCTTGTTTGGTCCTGTAGTAGCTGCGTCGGTGGTGATAGCTGAGGAGGATTTACCCAGTTTACTGGCGTTGGGGGTAAAAGATAGCAAAAAATTATCCGCGTCTAAACGTGTCAAACTAGCGACTCAAATCAAGCAAACGGTACCTGCGGTGGGGATTGGTTACGCTACTGTAGCAGAAATTGAGGAGTTGAATATCTTACGAGCTTCTTTGCTGGCGATGAACCGCTCTGTTTTAAAATTATCAGTACAACCCCAGCTATGTTTAATTGATGGACAATGCCAAATTCCCAATCTAAGTATCCCTCAGCAAACCTTAATTAGAGGCGATCAACTCTCACCGGTTATTGCCGCAGCTAGTATTATTGCTAAAGTCTGGCGCGATGAATTAATCATCCGCTGGGCTGCGCGTTATCCCTCATACGATTTAGCTAATAATAAGGGTTATGGTACTGTTAAGCACCGTTTAGCGTTGCAGCAATATGGGGTTTCTCCCCAACATCGACTTTCTTTTGTTGATCATTTGGTTTTGTTACAATCCCAAAATAATCTTTAA
- a CDS encoding DUF2283 domain-containing protein, with the protein MNIAFDPEANAIYMSVVEDAEIVESETIAPGIIYDFDQNYRVVGIEILYLNQRTPEELKSFNFPYKISIH; encoded by the coding sequence ATGAACATCGCGTTTGATCCAGAAGCTAACGCTATTTATATGAGCGTTGTAGAAGATGCAGAAATAGTCGAATCAGAAACTATAGCACCAGGAATTATTTACGATTTTGATCAAAATTATCGAGTAGTAGGGATTGAAATATTATATCTAAACCAAAGAACTCCAGAAGAACTAAAAAGTTTTAATTTTCCCTATAAAATATCAATTCATTAG
- a CDS encoding DUF1997 domain-containing protein, which yields MDVKFTASESVEIRVQQKEIPIQHYLRQPQRLVKAIASPSLMEQLSEERFRLKMSPLNFMEIYHFQPTVVLRVTPGPQGTVYLQSEDCEIRGIDYINDRFSLHVTGKLAPYEINGETYLKGKANLEVKVELPPLLWLTPRPFLEIAGNGLLKSVLLRIKQRLLSHLVQDYSQWAQEDAQVVNTLPESSENLLA from the coding sequence ATGGATGTCAAATTTACCGCTTCAGAATCAGTAGAAATTAGAGTACAACAAAAAGAGATACCGATTCAACACTATTTACGTCAACCCCAAAGATTAGTCAAGGCGATCGCGAGTCCAAGTTTAATGGAACAGTTATCAGAGGAACGTTTTCGACTGAAAATGAGTCCGTTGAACTTTATGGAGATATACCATTTTCAACCCACCGTGGTATTAAGAGTAACGCCTGGTCCCCAGGGTACAGTTTACTTACAATCAGAAGACTGCGAAATCAGAGGCATTGACTATATCAACGATCGCTTCTCTCTCCATGTTACTGGCAAATTAGCCCCTTACGAAATTAACGGAGAAACCTACCTTAAAGGAAAAGCAAATTTAGAAGTAAAAGTAGAATTACCCCCACTTCTGTGGTTAACCCCTAGACCATTTTTAGAAATAGCGGGTAATGGACTGCTGAAAAGCGTTTTGCTGCGCATCAAACAAAGATTACTCAGCCATTTAGTTCAAGATTATAGCCAATGGGCTCAAGAAGACGCACAGGTAGTTAATACTTTACCCGAATCTTCAGAGAATTTGCTGGCTTAG